Proteins encoded in a region of the Methanobrevibacter millerae genome:
- a CDS encoding ATP-dependent DNA helicase has translation MAIELNEEQKTIVEYDGDKFLSVQAGPGSGKTRVIVEKVKYMVKELGVKPESFLIITFSTKAADELKDRLIEGEIPASDVQKMQISTIHSFCLKILEDTGTVGLDIIAEGDKQNLFIKKHLKDLGFEKESHLRSYEIDKVIGKYDEYSTFNVDTERLADYLEDNFPVSSDFVEFVSTYMDENDGAFPADEIKEIDKANENTVFKDSYNNAKQIQIAKSFKTYLDLLERENSIDYNQMQIKALKKMDEGYMPPYTNILIDEFQDTDPVQMQLFKKFIESDETDSFTVVGDINQSIYGFRGSNKNYFKVLLDEYSDKFLEVFLSTNYRSTAEIIDFSQDFIMPHHESEDDFITAKCGSGKTNEVYYMTSEDKKAEAQNILDVIRHITEDEKMMLSDIGILLRSVKSSSSCFNTLIELFEKNDINYQVRGTGDLAENDDLKYILTLMYHLIQDDDPYYTFVPRETSDWLNLKTLTGENALFELSDDTKSILNELQDRFEKEVIEMDKTVCSENDGWGRGIKKFNGIFTKDNKRKDEVFSRVKKPILSDENLVKYSVTDENDLVFFKKLNELKVKVNAEKYYERPTVSEVYFELLCDITGYLDYDLVVNDEETVNNLTAIIPSISVYGEVMYDRSLRGAFWFIKNSLKKLDSYKPDEDAVQIMTVHKSKGLEFPVVILASLRENGFPTAFKEVDVESVEYIPEEFLGFDKYDGDAESSHIEEEERVIYVAKTRAEDELILSSIGEAPECVGDVITMNEYCRQIDLSDMEINILNPSHVDEEDEIINLSFTALENYNECPFKYKLSNELGLNVGQKKEIDDGIFIHSALEIVNKKIKANDNEYVGDEEVSRTVELLFEKANLKFKEEQPDKYNVKLETITKDVIRYYHEVGNDLFIVNSEYPFYIKGENYTFSGIVDLIYEKDGKLGILDYKNTSLVGKEFLAKYRKQLHFYVMALRDENKEFDGHKIDEIQIYAIKYKKGNKLFSFDIDDDYIEELKVELRETAEKIRNDQFAAECADCSGCSYKKICGK, from the coding sequence ATGGCAATTGAATTGAATGAGGAACAAAAGACAATTGTGGAGTATGATGGTGATAAGTTTTTAAGCGTTCAGGCAGGACCTGGTTCCGGAAAGACCCGTGTAATTGTTGAAAAAGTTAAATATATGGTAAAGGAATTAGGCGTAAAGCCTGAAAGCTTTCTCATTATTACATTTTCAACAAAAGCTGCTGATGAGCTTAAAGACAGGCTGATTGAAGGTGAGATTCCGGCAAGTGATGTGCAGAAAATGCAGATTTCAACAATACATTCCTTCTGTTTGAAAATTCTTGAGGATACTGGTACTGTCGGTTTGGACATCATTGCAGAAGGCGACAAGCAGAATCTCTTTATTAAAAAGCATCTGAAGGATTTGGGCTTTGAAAAGGAATCACATTTGCGAAGCTATGAAATTGACAAAGTTATTGGAAAGTATGATGAATACTCAACATTCAATGTAGATACTGAAAGATTGGCTGATTATCTTGAAGATAATTTTCCTGTTTCTTCTGATTTTGTTGAGTTTGTCTCTACTTATATGGATGAAAACGACGGTGCATTTCCGGCTGATGAGATAAAAGAAATTGATAAGGCAAATGAAAATACTGTCTTTAAGGATTCCTATAATAATGCAAAACAAATCCAGATTGCCAAATCATTTAAGACATATCTGGATTTGCTTGAAAGGGAAAATTCAATTGACTACAATCAGATGCAGATAAAGGCGCTTAAAAAAATGGATGAAGGTTATATGCCTCCATACACCAATATTTTAATTGATGAGTTTCAGGATACTGATCCCGTTCAGATGCAGCTATTTAAAAAGTTCATTGAAAGTGATGAAACTGATTCATTTACAGTAGTCGGGGATATTAACCAAAGCATCTACGGATTTAGAGGATCAAACAAAAACTATTTCAAGGTTCTTTTAGATGAATACTCAGATAAGTTTTTAGAGGTGTTTTTATCAACAAATTACCGCTCAACTGCTGAGATAATTGACTTTTCACAGGACTTTATCATGCCTCATCATGAATCAGAGGATGATTTTATAACTGCAAAATGCGGAAGCGGAAAGACAAATGAAGTCTACTATATGACAAGCGAAGATAAAAAGGCCGAAGCCCAAAACATACTTGATGTCATCAGACATATTACTGAAGATGAAAAGATGATGCTATCTGATATTGGAATACTTCTAAGGTCAGTTAAAAGCTCATCATCATGCTTTAACACACTGATTGAACTTTTTGAGAAAAATGATATTAACTATCAGGTTCGAGGAACTGGAGATCTGGCTGAAAATGACGATTTAAAATATATATTAACACTGATGTATCACTTAATTCAGGATGATGACCCGTACTATACATTTGTTCCCCGTGAAACTTCAGACTGGCTGAATTTAAAAACATTAACAGGTGAAAATGCGCTCTTTGAACTGTCTGATGATACTAAAAGTATTTTAAATGAATTGCAGGATAGATTTGAAAAAGAAGTCATTGAAATGGACAAAACAGTTTGTTCAGAAAATGATGGCTGGGGAAGAGGAATAAAGAAATTTAATGGAATATTTACCAAAGACAATAAGCGTAAGGATGAAGTATTCAGCCGAGTCAAAAAGCCAATACTTTCGGATGAGAATTTGGTTAAATATAGTGTAACAGATGAGAATGATTTGGTATTTTTTAAGAAACTGAACGAACTGAAAGTTAAAGTCAATGCCGAGAAATATTATGAGAGACCAACAGTTTCAGAAGTTTACTTTGAACTTTTATGTGACATTACAGGTTATCTTGATTATGATTTGGTCGTAAATGACGAGGAAACAGTGAATAACTTAACAGCCATCATTCCATCAATATCAGTTTACGGTGAGGTGATGTATGACAGGAGTTTAAGAGGAGCGTTCTGGTTTATTAAAAACTCACTTAAAAAACTTGACTCTTATAAACCGGATGAGGATGCAGTCCAGATTATGACCGTACACAAATCAAAAGGCCTTGAGTTTCCGGTAGTGATACTGGCATCCCTCAGAGAAAACGGTTTTCCAACAGCCTTTAAGGAAGTGGATGTGGAATCCGTTGAATATATACCTGAAGAGTTTTTAGGATTTGACAAGTATGACGGTGATGCTGAAAGTTCACATATCGAGGAAGAGGAAAGAGTAATATACGTTGCAAAAACACGTGCAGAAGACGAACTGATACTTTCAAGCATAGGCGAAGCACCGGAGTGTGTCGGTGATGTAATCACTATGAATGAATACTGCAGGCAAATTGATTTAAGTGATATGGAAATTAACATTTTAAATCCAAGTCATGTAGATGAGGAAGATGAAATTATAAACTTAAGTTTCACAGCTCTTGAAAATTACAATGAGTGTCCATTTAAATACAAGTTGTCCAATGAACTTGGATTAAATGTGGGTCAGAAAAAAGAAATCGATGATGGAATATTCATTCACTCAGCACTTGAGATTGTAAATAAAAAAATCAAGGCAAATGATAATGAATATGTTGGTGACGAGGAAGTTTCTAGAACTGTTGAGTTATTATTTGAAAAGGCCAATTTGAAATTTAAAGAAGAGCAGCCTGATAAATATAATGTTAAGTTGGAAACGATTACTAAAGACGTAATCAGATACTATCATGAAGTCGGAAACGATTTATTTATAGTAAACAGTGAATATCCGTTCTATATCAAAGGTGAAAACTATACATTTTCAGGAATAGTCGATTTGATATATGAAAAAGACGGTAAACTGGGTATTTTGGATTATAAGAACACTTCACTTGTTGGAAAAGAGTTTTTAGCTAAGTATAGAAAGCAGTTGCATTTCTATGTGATGGCACTACGTGATGAGAACAAAGAATTTGACGGCCATAAAATTGATGAAATTCAGATTTATGCAATCAAGTATAAGAAAGGTAATAAATTGTTTTCCTTTGATATAGATGATGACTATATTGAAGAGCTGAAAGTTGAATTGAGAGAAACTGCTGAAAAGATTAGAAATGATCAATTTGCTGCTGAATGTGCAGACTGCAGTGGCTGTTCTTATAAAAAGATTTGTGGAAAGTGA
- a CDS encoding SseB family protein produces MEFMDKIIDLLNSGQFQEIINYINDFLDENPSYKTIDYHHFANPLEEILFDYYFGNIESIKTLELDEALEDIYTIYSIAYMNLGQIDEAEKYLKIANKINPVSAPILIRLCELYQSKHEEEKLKELSCEIFKYAYDVDILTSNYFKLADYLYHTQQNMELYGHLFNFFIFLKSGEEEKPVRDDIIYFRENNIQVGVNPKIIQILIYLIDLHNQQNMYNTAKYFKNILDEVSEFNDYLNHICDENTDGLKNETPDDNKRLEELMKEEITPIMQFEFLNILKESRLSMPVSYSENIFEGIENAKMGDVIEPAGQIGFNIEYLTDNNGNKVVPLFTSNEMMEAANFRSSTYVLYMSDLADLLKQTDKYSLIAINPFTEYNMNIPIETFLNLFNQRND; encoded by the coding sequence ATGGAATTTATGGATAAAATAATAGATTTGTTAAATTCAGGGCAATTTCAAGAGATAATAAACTATATTAATGATTTTTTAGATGAAAATCCATCATATAAAACTATAGATTATCATCATTTTGCAAATCCTCTGGAAGAAATATTGTTTGATTATTATTTTGGAAATATTGAATCAATTAAAACACTTGAATTAGATGAAGCATTGGAAGATATTTATACCATTTATTCAATAGCATATATGAATTTGGGACAGATAGATGAAGCAGAAAAGTATTTAAAAATAGCTAATAAAATTAATCCAGTATCAGCACCAATATTAATTAGATTATGTGAATTATATCAATCAAAACATGAGGAAGAAAAATTAAAAGAATTATCCTGTGAAATTTTCAAATATGCATATGATGTTGATATATTAACTTCAAATTATTTCAAACTTGCAGATTATTTATACCACACCCAGCAAAATATGGAATTATACGGTCATCTATTTAATTTCTTCATATTTTTAAAATCTGGTGAAGAAGAAAAACCAGTTAGAGATGATATAATATATTTTAGAGAAAATAACATACAAGTTGGTGTTAATCCGAAAATAATTCAAATATTAATCTATTTGATAGATTTACACAATCAACAGAACATGTATAATACAGCAAAATACTTTAAAAATATTTTAGATGAAGTTTCTGAATTTAATGATTATTTAAATCATATATGTGATGAAAATACTGATGGATTAAAAAATGAAACCCCTGATGATAATAAAAGATTGGAAGAATTGATGAAAGAAGAAATAACACCAATAATGCAATTTGAATTTTTAAATATACTAAAAGAATCTAGATTATCTATGCCTGTTAGTTATAGTGAAAATATATTTGAAGGTATTGAAAATGCAAAAATGGGTGATGTAATTGAACCTGCCGGACAAATTGGTTTTAATATTGAATATTTAACGGATAATAACGGAAATAAAGTTGTTCCATTATTTACAAGTAACGAAATGATGGAAGCTGCAAATTTTAGAAGTTCAACATATGTATTATATATGAGTGATTTAGCAGATTTGTTAAAACAAACTGACAAATATTCTTTAATTGCAATAAATCCCTTCACTGAGTATAATATGAATATACCTATAGAAACATTTTTAAATCTATTTAATCAAAGAAATGATTAA
- a CDS encoding tetratricopeptide repeat protein encodes MGICPNCGSWVDEGDICMSCGGSYSYSYDDEEDDDSYAPSDEPMPIELSNEAWNLYLDFKEELALIKINEALEHNDKDYNNWNRKAIILEALNRYAESEDCYDRSLELSPHKLVFENKARMLYD; translated from the coding sequence ATGGGAATTTGTCCAAATTGCGGAAGCTGGGTTGATGAAGGAGACATATGTATGAGCTGCGGTGGCAGTTACAGTTACAGTTACGATGATGAAGAAGATGATGATTCATATGCACCATCAGATGAGCCTATGCCTATTGAATTGAGTAATGAAGCATGGAATTTATATCTGGATTTTAAGGAGGAGCTTGCACTTATTAAAATCAATGAGGCATTGGAGCATAATGACAAAGATTACAATAACTGGAATAGAAAAGCAATTATTCTTGAGGCTTTAAATAGGTATGCTGAATCTGAGGATTGTTATGACAGATCACTGGAACTGTCCCCGCATAAATTGGTTTTTGAAAACAAGGCAAGAATGCTTTATGACTGA
- a CDS encoding zinc ribbon domain-containing protein, with product MVQYCRKCGAELDDDSKFCAECGFLLDDDPTKEKTENNVKSITENQSIETDDKNKFLKKLPLIMAAIAVIMAIFEGLGTPMLMGWDSILMAIGVGVAGGLVGIFLMEKLNEPLIAAVEFIGVGAIIFMLIGRFGEISAIFFIITAIITLYFKGFKAINKKLWIIPVITVIGIFLILILGGALYQINAENSVTVGNLTQNITYDGYGYYTGYITGDIKVDTNFDYLSVNINYYDKDGKIINSGIGWNELNPQSGQTYKISSMYFEKTQPVKAEIKVVDSAKSNNPLYTENITI from the coding sequence ATGGTTCAATATTGTAGAAAATGTGGAGCAGAACTTGATGATGATTCAAAATTCTGTGCGGAATGCGGATTTTTACTTGATGATGATCCGACAAAAGAAAAAACAGAAAATAATGTCAAAAGCATAACTGAGAATCAAAGTATTGAAACAGATGATAAAAATAAATTTTTAAAAAAATTACCTCTGATAATGGCCGCTATAGCAGTTATTATGGCTATTTTTGAGGGATTGGGAACACCTATGCTGATGGGTTGGGACTCTATCTTAATGGCTATTGGAGTAGGTGTTGCTGGAGGACTCGTTGGAATATTTTTAATGGAAAAATTAAACGAACCTCTAATTGCTGCGGTTGAATTTATTGGAGTTGGAGCAATTATTTTCATGCTCATAGGACGTTTTGGAGAAATTTCGGCGATATTTTTTATCATAACTGCAATTATCACATTATATTTCAAAGGATTTAAAGCAATCAATAAAAAGCTATGGATAATTCCAGTAATAACTGTCATAGGAATATTTCTTATTTTAATTTTAGGTGGTGCATTATATCAAATCAATGCTGAAAATTCTGTTACTGTTGGAAATCTGACACAAAACATAACTTATGACGGATATGGATATTATACCGGATATATTACAGGAGACATTAAAGTAGATACGAATTTTGATTATTTATCCGTTAATATAAACTACTATGATAAAGATGGAAAAATAATCAATTCAGGCATTGGCTGGAATGAATTAAATCCTCAAAGCGGACAAACATACAAAATATCTTCTATGTATTTTGAAAAAACACAACCAGTAAAAGCAGAAATCAAGGTAGTTGATTCAGCAAAATCAAATAATCCTCTATATACCGAAAATATAACTATTTAG
- a CDS encoding HIRAN domain-containing protein — protein sequence MSNGLFLLEGAKEVIQRAINSIPKVNSEENINKYLDLKDSIDYYINYEETYQDILKSLKQENEDDLFTITGMMYYESDVDLHYYSPLKLVKERDNEFDSDAIAVYADDKKIGYVANSADTKYIQSSSASQLQDKIPDVCSAKYLFHLERYEKINFHIGVINH from the coding sequence ATGTCAAACGGACTGTTCTTATTGGAAGGGGCAAAAGAAGTCATCCAAAGAGCAATAAATTCAATTCCTAAAGTGAATAGTGAGGAAAATATTAATAAATATCTTGATTTGAAAGATTCAATTGACTATTACATCAATTATGAAGAAACATATCAGGATATACTTAAATCATTAAAACAAGAAAATGAGGATGATTTGTTTACAATAACCGGAATGATGTATTATGAAAGTGATGTGGATCTTCACTACTACAGCCCTTTAAAGCTTGTAAAGGAAAGGGATAATGAATTTGACAGTGATGCGATTGCAGTATATGCTGATGATAAAAAAATCGGCTATGTGGCAAATAGTGCTGATACAAAATACATACAATCATCATCTGCATCACAGCTTCAGGATAAAATCCCTGATGTTTGCTCTGCCAAGTATCTGTTTCATTTGGAGAGATATGAAAAGATAAATTTCCATATTGGAGTGATTAATCATTAA
- a CDS encoding DUF2075 domain-containing protein — MIVYEATKEEFCNSVLLGSISDEIYDVYKEKIGKSAKAQIRSWENSMEFMNKILVDSEIPDDCGVAIEFTIPTTSKRIDFILTGQDDNKTDSVVIIELKQWDSAEKVTGKDAIVKTFLGGGVRETTHPSYQAWTYASLIENFNETVEEDAIELYPCAYLHNYDFKHDEALTDEIYKKYYDLAPLYGKRDALKLRQFIKKYIKTGDSTDILYRIDNGKIRPSKKLQDCLRGMLEGNRFFYMIDEQKVAYELAVKMARDSYCDDKKRVLIVEGGPGTGKSVVAINLLVDLINDELNALYVTKNSAPRNVFFEKLRGSNYTQSYLKALFKGSGSFTKSNENEFDVLIVDEAHRLNEKSGLFGNLGENQIKEIINASKFSVFFIDKHQKVTLKDYGSISEIKIFAQEFDCEVEQVKLESQFRCNGSDGYLSWLTDVLEIEDTANYDGFEFDYDFRVIDDANELKELIFEKNKEKNNARLLAGYCWNWIKEGKNDSNVHDIEIGDFSMSWNLGNSDTWAIDEDSVNEVGCIHTSQGLEFDYVGVIIGEDMQFDGEHIITDFNSRARTDQSLKGIKKLYKENPDEALEVADEIIKNTYRTLMTRGMKGCFIYCEDMALQSYFKEKIEKLF, encoded by the coding sequence ATGATAGTTTATGAGGCAACAAAAGAGGAATTCTGCAATTCAGTTCTATTGGGTTCAATTTCTGATGAAATATATGATGTATATAAGGAAAAAATTGGAAAATCTGCCAAAGCACAGATTAGATCTTGGGAAAATTCAATGGAATTCATGAACAAGATTTTGGTTGATTCTGAAATCCCTGATGATTGTGGTGTAGCTATTGAGTTTACCATTCCAACAACATCTAAAAGAATCGATTTTATACTGACAGGTCAGGATGATAATAAAACGGATTCTGTTGTCATTATTGAGTTAAAACAATGGGATTCTGCTGAAAAAGTTACCGGCAAGGATGCAATTGTTAAAACATTTTTGGGTGGTGGAGTTCGTGAGACCACCCATCCGTCATATCAGGCATGGACATATGCTTCATTAATAGAAAACTTTAATGAAACCGTTGAAGAAGATGCAATTGAGTTATATCCATGTGCATATTTGCATAATTATGATTTTAAACATGATGAAGCATTAACAGATGAAATTTATAAGAAATATTATGATTTGGCTCCATTATATGGTAAACGTGATGCATTGAAGTTAAGGCAGTTCATTAAAAAATATATCAAAACAGGTGATTCAACAGATATTTTATACAGGATTGACAACGGTAAAATCAGGCCTTCAAAAAAATTGCAGGATTGTCTTCGAGGAATGCTTGAAGGAAACAGATTCTTTTATATGATTGATGAGCAGAAGGTTGCCTATGAGCTTGCAGTTAAAATGGCACGTGATTCATACTGTGATGATAAAAAAAGGGTATTAATAGTTGAAGGTGGACCTGGAACCGGAAAATCAGTTGTAGCTATTAACTTACTGGTTGATTTGATAAATGATGAGCTCAATGCATTGTATGTTACGAAAAACTCCGCTCCAAGAAACGTATTTTTTGAAAAATTAAGGGGAAGCAACTATACACAAAGCTATCTGAAAGCACTGTTTAAAGGATCAGGTTCATTTACCAAATCCAATGAAAACGAATTTGACGTGCTGATAGTTGATGAAGCCCATCGTTTAAATGAAAAATCTGGACTGTTTGGTAATTTAGGTGAAAACCAGATAAAGGAAATAATAAATGCATCAAAGTTTTCAGTATTTTTCATTGATAAACATCAGAAGGTTACTCTAAAGGATTATGGCAGCATTTCAGAGATTAAAATATTTGCCCAGGAGTTTGATTGTGAAGTTGAGCAGGTAAAGCTTGAATCACAGTTCAGATGCAACGGATCAGACGGTTATTTATCATGGTTAACAGATGTATTGGAAATTGAAGACACGGCAAACTATGATGGATTTGAATTTGACTATGATTTTAGAGTAATCGATGATGCAAATGAATTGAAAGAACTGATTTTTGAGAAAAATAAGGAAAAAAACAATGCAAGATTGTTGGCTGGATATTGCTGGAACTGGATTAAGGAAGGTAAAAATGATTCCAATGTTCATGATATAGAAATTGGCGACTTTTCAATGAGCTGGAATCTTGGAAATTCAGATACATGGGCAATAGATGAGGATTCCGTTAATGAAGTGGGGTGTATTCACACGTCACAGGGCCTTGAATTTGATTACGTTGGAGTAATTATTGGTGAAGATATGCAATTTGATGGGGAACATATTATCACAGATTTTAATTCACGTGCACGAACAGATCAGTCTTTGAAAGGAATAAAAAAGTTGTATAAAGAAAATCCTGATGAAGCTTTAGAAGTTGCTGATGAAATTATTAAAAATACTTATCGTACATTAATGACTCGTGGAATGAAGGGATGTTTTATTTACTGTGAGGATATGGCTCTTCAGAGTTATTTTAAGGAAAAAATTGAAAAATTATTTTAA
- a CDS encoding restriction endonuclease has translation MIPKFKEFYFPVLSFFKDNDIHTKKEVSNYIAKFFELNENDLNEKTSKGSKLKYEDRTQWAVNHLYRATLLKRIERGKYLISEEGKKVLNQEINQIDENFLNNYDSFKKYRNLEKNKDNMVGDNQNQSPSERLDVAYNEINEELSESILDEIKSKDSKFFEKLVVDLLLKMGYGGFRDDAGRPTQQSNDEGIDGIINEDILGLDKIAIQAKRHENSIGRPDLQRFAGALSGKGIKKGVFITTSYFSKNAKNYVKNHSERSIVLIDGKKLAKLMIEFNLGTSIVHSYDVKKIDMDYFNSED, from the coding sequence ATGATTCCAAAATTTAAAGAATTTTATTTTCCAGTGCTTTCTTTTTTTAAGGATAATGATATTCATACAAAAAAAGAGGTATCTAATTATATAGCAAAATTTTTTGAATTGAATGAAAATGATTTGAATGAAAAAACTTCAAAAGGTTCTAAACTTAAATATGAAGATAGAACCCAATGGGCAGTTAATCATTTATATCGGGCTACTCTTTTAAAAAGAATAGAACGAGGCAAATATTTAATATCTGAAGAGGGAAAGAAAGTTTTAAACCAAGAAATAAATCAAATTGATGAAAATTTTTTAAATAATTATGATTCATTTAAAAAATATAGAAATTTAGAAAAAAATAAAGATAATATGGTTGGTGATAATCAAAACCAATCTCCTTCTGAAAGATTAGATGTTGCATATAATGAAATTAATGAAGAATTGTCAGAATCAATCCTTGATGAAATTAAATCTAAGGATTCAAAATTCTTTGAAAAATTAGTTGTCGATTTATTATTGAAAATGGGTTATGGTGGTTTTAGAGATGATGCTGGAAGACCTACTCAACAATCAAATGATGAAGGTATAGATGGTATTATAAATGAAGATATTTTAGGTTTGGATAAAATAGCTATTCAGGCAAAACGTCATGAAAATTCTATTGGTCGTCCAGATTTACAAAGATTTGCTGGGGCATTAAGTGGTAAGGGAATAAAAAAAGGAGTTTTCATTACTACTTCTTATTTTTCAAAAAATGCAAAAAATTATGTAAAAAATCATTCTGAAAGATCAATTGTTCTTATTGATGGAAAAAAACTTGCAAAATTAATGATTGAATTTAATTTAGGTACTTCAATAGTTCATTCATATGATGTAAAAAAGATAGATATGGATTATTTCAATTCAGAAGATTAA
- a CDS encoding nucleotide pyrophosphohydrolase, protein MDEVKKELIKFQEERDWKKFHTPENLAKSISIEAAELLEHFQWGKEYDIDEVADELADVLIYSMYMADSLNLDIKEIILNKMKKNAIKYPVEKSYGVSTKYDSL, encoded by the coding sequence ATGGATGAAGTAAAAAAAGAATTAATAAAATTTCAAGAGGAACGTGACTGGAAAAAGTTTCACACGCCTGAAAACCTTGCAAAATCAATATCTATTGAAGCAGCAGAATTATTAGAACATTTTCAATGGGGAAAGGAATATGATATTGATGAAGTTGCAGATGAACTGGCAGATGTTTTAATTTATTCAATGTATATGGCGGATTCATTAAATTTGGATATTAAGGAAATAATATTAAATAAAATGAAGAAAAATGCCATTAAGTATCCTGTTGAAAAATCATATGGGGTGTCAACTAAGTATGATAGTTTATGA